A window from Solanum stenotomum isolate F172 chromosome 5, ASM1918654v1, whole genome shotgun sequence encodes these proteins:
- the LOC125864479 gene encoding elicitor-responsive protein 3-like — translation MPYGQLEVYIGYARGLEDQNWLTDMNPYVVITCHTEEKKTSTASGEGEDPEWNDSFLFTVTRGCDEVHIKIMDENTFQDDDFIGETTIQLEEVFREGEVEATMYDLYNDDENCGSIKIGLTFTREERDECDEDY, via the exons ATGCCTTATGGACAACTTGAAGTTTATATTGGATATGCAAGAGGCCTTGAAGATCAAAATTGGCTCA CTGATATGAATCCATATGTGGTCATTACTTGCCATACTGAAGAGAAGAAAACTAGTACTGCATCAG GTGAAGGAGAGGACCCTGAGTGGAATGATTCCTTCTTATTCACTGTTACTCGTGGTTGTGACGAGGTTCACATCAAGATTATGGATGAAAATACTTTTCAAGATGACGATTTCATAGGAGAAACAAC AATTCAATTAGAGGAAGTGTTTCGCGAAGGAGAAGTGGAAGCAACCATGTATGACCTTTACAATGATGATGAAAATTGTGGATCCATCAAAATTGGCCTCACTTTTACTCGCGAGGAG AGGGATGAATGTGACGAGGACTACTAG